A window of the Arthrobacter sp. Marseille-P9274 genome harbors these coding sequences:
- a CDS encoding GlsB/YeaQ/YmgE family stress response membrane protein produces MIGFIIAGLIIGALARLVKPGRQNLGLLATLLLGLAGSVIGGVIANLLGTGDIFELNVVGFVVAVIAAVLLIGVAEGLSGRRSVRR; encoded by the coding sequence ATGATCGGTTTCATCATTGCTGGACTCATCATCGGGGCGCTGGCGCGCTTGGTTAAGCCCGGGAGGCAGAACCTGGGGCTCCTGGCCACCCTGCTGCTGGGCCTGGCCGGGTCGGTCATCGGCGGCGTCATCGCCAACCTGCTCGGGACGGGCGACATCTTCGAGCTGAACGTCGTTGGATTCGTCGTCGCCGTTATCGCGGCCGTGCTCCTGATCGGCGTGGCCGAAGGACTATCGGGCCGGCGCAGCGTCCGCCGCTAG
- the pyk gene encoding pyruvate kinase — MRQAKIIATFGPALAGYERTLAALEAGTDVVRLNMSHGEHSVHEETYRNVRRAAATLDRPVGIFADLQGPKIRLGRFASGPHELGAGDRFTVTTADVQGTRERVSTTYPGLPGDVRPGDTLLIDDGKVTLRAVDVDAQNVVTEVVVGGHVSNNKGINLPGVAVNVPALSAKDEADLRWALRTGVDMVALSFVRSAEDISRVHDIMDEEGRLTPVIAKIEKPQAVDALEEIIDAFDAIMVARGDLGVELPLEDVPVVQKRAIELARRAAKPVIVATQVLESMIENPRPTRAEASDCANAVLDGADAAMLSGETSVGRYPIDAIRTMARIIESTEEHGLERIQPLGSTPKTRGGVITRSAVAMAAQLDARCICVLTQSGDSARRLARLRPPKPLYAFTPLPASVNELTLAWGIRPQLVDFVSHTDQLAAQVDRILCERGLAGMGDLAVIAAGSPLGKAGTINSLRLHRIGDLDA; from the coding sequence ATGCGCCAAGCCAAGATCATCGCCACCTTCGGTCCGGCCCTGGCCGGCTACGAACGCACGCTTGCCGCGCTCGAGGCGGGCACCGACGTCGTACGCCTGAACATGAGCCACGGCGAGCACTCGGTGCACGAGGAAACCTACCGCAACGTCCGCCGGGCTGCCGCCACCCTGGACCGGCCCGTAGGCATCTTCGCGGACCTGCAGGGACCGAAAATCAGGCTGGGGCGCTTCGCGAGCGGGCCGCACGAGCTTGGGGCCGGGGACCGCTTCACCGTCACGACGGCGGACGTTCAGGGCACCCGCGAGCGGGTCTCAACCACATACCCCGGCCTGCCCGGCGACGTGCGGCCCGGTGACACGCTGCTGATCGACGATGGCAAAGTGACGCTCCGCGCGGTGGACGTCGACGCACAGAACGTGGTCACCGAAGTCGTGGTCGGCGGACACGTCTCCAACAACAAGGGCATTAACCTCCCCGGCGTCGCCGTGAACGTGCCCGCCCTGAGCGCCAAGGACGAGGCAGACCTGCGCTGGGCGCTGCGCACCGGTGTAGACATGGTGGCGTTGTCCTTCGTGCGCAGCGCCGAGGATATCAGCCGCGTGCACGACATCATGGATGAGGAAGGACGGCTGACTCCGGTCATCGCCAAGATCGAGAAGCCGCAAGCCGTCGACGCGCTGGAGGAAATCATCGACGCCTTCGACGCCATCATGGTGGCCCGCGGCGATCTGGGTGTGGAGCTGCCGCTGGAGGATGTGCCAGTGGTGCAGAAGCGGGCCATCGAGCTGGCCCGCCGCGCCGCGAAGCCTGTCATCGTTGCGACGCAGGTTCTTGAGTCCATGATCGAGAACCCGCGGCCGACCCGCGCGGAGGCCTCGGACTGCGCGAACGCCGTCCTCGACGGCGCCGACGCGGCCATGCTTTCCGGCGAAACCAGCGTCGGCCGCTACCCCATCGACGCCATACGGACCATGGCCCGCATCATCGAATCCACCGAAGAGCATGGACTGGAACGCATCCAGCCCCTCGGCAGCACACCAAAGACCCGCGGCGGCGTGATCACCCGCTCCGCCGTTGCCATGGCGGCCCAGCTGGATGCGCGGTGCATCTGCGTACTCACCCAATCAGGCGACTCGGCGCGGCGTCTGGCGCGGCTGCGTCCGCCCAAGCCGCTCTACGCCTTCACTCCCCTGCCGGCCTCCGTCAACGAGCTCACCCTGGCCTGGGGAATCCGGCCGCAGCTTGTGGACTTCGTATCCCACACCGACCAACTGGCGGCGCAGGTGGATCGAATCCTGTGCGAGCGGGGACTGGCGGGAATGGGCGACCTGGCCGTCATCGCGGCGGGCTCTCCCCTGGGCAAAGCCGGGACCATCAATTCGCTGCGCCTGCACCGCATCGGGGACCTGGACGCCTAG
- a CDS encoding AMP-binding protein: MPAPALDVEALLRRYDTPAACAAELLCDAHDPDAIAFTIIGADLSSEDITYGQLRERSEQGAAALAELGIGRGDCVATLMGKSADLVVMLLAIWRRGAIHVPLFTAFAWPAIELRLVSSGTKVIICDANQRQKIEETTATVLVAGGQATTPDLALAQLLDAQQPGIPAEAVGGDGTLVIIFTSGTTGTPKGVPVPLRALAAFRQYVELGLDVQEDDVFWNAADPGWAYGLYYGILGPLAAGRRSLLLQAGYSPELSFAVLERFRVTNFAAAPTIYRTMRSKAAGAPKDLSLRRASSAGEPLTPEVISWSEQTFGVPVRDHYGQTEHGMMIINAWHDDIRKELRPGSMGHPLPGWTCAILKDSSDEPAAPEEMGRVAVDATASPLMWFTGYKDAPEKTAERFSADGRWYITGDAGKVDEDGYFFFSSRDDDVIIMAGYRIGPFDVESVLSMHPAVQESAVIGAPDELRGEVLEAYVVLAEGTTGGDALAAELQNLVKTQLAAHAYPRKVHFVEVLPKTPSGKLQRYVLRQRRAAQPE, encoded by the coding sequence ATGCCTGCACCAGCCCTCGACGTCGAGGCCCTCCTTCGGCGCTACGACACGCCCGCCGCCTGCGCCGCCGAGCTGCTCTGCGACGCACACGATCCGGATGCCATCGCGTTCACCATCATCGGAGCCGACCTCTCCAGCGAGGACATCACGTACGGACAGCTGCGCGAACGTTCCGAACAGGGAGCGGCGGCGCTGGCAGAGCTGGGTATCGGCCGCGGTGATTGTGTAGCGACGCTGATGGGCAAGTCCGCTGACCTCGTCGTGATGCTCCTGGCCATCTGGCGCCGCGGCGCCATCCACGTTCCTCTCTTCACCGCCTTTGCCTGGCCCGCCATCGAGCTGCGCCTCGTGTCATCAGGCACCAAAGTCATTATTTGCGATGCGAATCAGCGTCAGAAGATCGAGGAGACAACCGCTACGGTCCTGGTGGCCGGCGGCCAGGCCACGACACCCGACCTGGCCCTGGCGCAGCTGCTGGACGCGCAGCAGCCCGGCATCCCTGCGGAAGCAGTCGGCGGCGACGGCACGCTGGTCATCATCTTCACGTCGGGGACCACGGGAACACCCAAGGGTGTTCCCGTTCCGCTTCGCGCGCTGGCCGCGTTCCGGCAATACGTCGAGCTCGGCCTCGATGTCCAGGAAGACGATGTGTTCTGGAACGCCGCCGACCCGGGCTGGGCCTACGGACTCTACTACGGCATCCTCGGCCCGCTGGCTGCGGGACGGCGCAGCCTGCTGCTGCAGGCGGGCTACTCTCCGGAGTTGAGCTTCGCCGTCCTTGAGCGGTTCCGGGTCACGAACTTCGCCGCGGCCCCGACCATTTACCGGACCATGCGGTCCAAGGCCGCAGGCGCGCCGAAAGACCTCAGCCTGCGCCGGGCCTCCTCGGCGGGGGAACCGCTGACTCCGGAAGTCATCTCCTGGTCCGAGCAAACCTTCGGCGTTCCGGTCAGGGACCACTACGGGCAAACGGAACACGGCATGATGATCATCAACGCCTGGCACGACGACATCCGGAAGGAGCTGCGACCGGGCTCCATGGGACACCCCCTGCCCGGGTGGACCTGCGCCATCCTGAAGGACTCTTCGGATGAACCGGCGGCTCCGGAGGAAATGGGCAGGGTCGCGGTCGATGCCACGGCGAGCCCGCTGATGTGGTTCACGGGCTATAAGGACGCCCCGGAGAAGACGGCCGAGCGCTTCTCCGCGGATGGCCGCTGGTACATCACGGGGGACGCGGGCAAGGTCGACGAGGACGGATACTTCTTCTTCTCGTCCAGGGACGACGACGTCATCATCATGGCCGGATACCGCATCGGGCCCTTCGACGTCGAAAGCGTCCTGTCGATGCATCCGGCAGTCCAGGAAAGCGCCGTCATCGGCGCCCCCGACGAACTCCGCGGCGAAGTCCTGGAAGCGTACGTCGTCCTCGCCGAGGGGACCACCGGCGGCGACGCACTCGCCGCCGAGCTTCAGAACCTGGTCAAGACCCAGCTGGCCGCCCACGCGTACCCCCGGAAGGTCCACTTCGTCGAAGTCCTCCCCAAGACACCGTCAGGAAAGCTCCAACGGTATGTCCTGCGGCAACGCCGCGCAGCCCAACCGGAATAG
- a CDS encoding ROK family protein gives MSSSASTPQVLRRTNLKAVLDVMRNGGTCTGTDLIDRTGLTRATVIAVCDDLVRRGWVRELVSERNGGVQKGRPARRFEFNGEAGCVLGLDLGVATVTAHVADLKGTVLGRAAQRIPGRAAEATSSARLETITGTVDRVLQDAGLPTTAVLAVGIGVATVVDRHGNIAGGHHLSSMFDLGLQTEVWRDRAWPVLLENDANLAALAERWRGIGQGTQDLAVMLAGERLGTGLIESGRLLHGSNGGAGDVGSLQLVEGVGSQDGIARLARHWGTQALEEDRPTLIRELVGPGTTRVSARYVFEAAARQDAVALEILDKIARRIARVIAVLGTFLDPELVVLAGAVADSAAALLPTINRELPSLTERPPRVEVSRLGDGIVATGALRLALDYVEENMPSLTPGGQPAAVG, from the coding sequence GTGAGCAGCAGCGCCAGCACGCCCCAGGTCCTGCGCAGGACCAACCTCAAGGCCGTCCTCGACGTGATGAGGAACGGCGGAACCTGTACGGGAACCGACCTGATCGACCGCACCGGGCTCACCCGCGCCACCGTGATCGCCGTGTGCGACGACCTGGTCCGGCGGGGCTGGGTCCGCGAGCTCGTCTCCGAGCGGAACGGGGGAGTCCAGAAGGGCCGGCCGGCGCGCCGCTTCGAATTCAACGGCGAGGCAGGCTGCGTGCTCGGCCTCGACCTCGGCGTCGCGACGGTCACCGCCCACGTGGCGGACCTGAAAGGCACGGTGCTCGGCCGCGCCGCGCAGCGGATCCCCGGACGGGCCGCGGAGGCCACGTCCAGCGCGCGCCTGGAGACCATCACCGGGACTGTCGACCGGGTGCTCCAGGACGCCGGACTGCCAACGACGGCGGTGCTCGCCGTGGGGATCGGAGTCGCTACCGTCGTGGACCGGCATGGCAACATCGCGGGCGGCCACCACCTGTCGTCGATGTTCGACCTGGGGTTGCAGACCGAGGTGTGGCGCGACCGCGCCTGGCCCGTGCTGCTGGAGAACGACGCGAACCTGGCGGCACTGGCCGAAAGGTGGCGCGGCATCGGCCAGGGGACCCAGGACCTGGCCGTCATGCTGGCCGGCGAGCGGCTCGGCACCGGGCTGATCGAGTCCGGGCGCCTGCTGCACGGCAGCAATGGCGGCGCCGGGGACGTGGGATCGCTGCAGCTGGTCGAGGGCGTTGGAAGCCAGGACGGCATCGCCCGGCTCGCCCGGCACTGGGGCACCCAGGCGCTGGAGGAGGACCGGCCGACGCTGATCCGCGAGCTGGTCGGGCCCGGCACCACGCGCGTCTCGGCCCGCTACGTCTTCGAAGCCGCCGCCCGGCAGGATGCTGTGGCGCTGGAGATCCTGGACAAGATCGCCCGCAGGATCGCGCGGGTCATCGCCGTGCTCGGCACCTTCCTCGATCCCGAACTCGTGGTCCTCGCCGGAGCCGTGGCAGACTCGGCCGCGGCGCTGCTGCCCACGATCAACCGGGAGCTCCCGTCGCTCACCGAGCGGCCCCCGCGCGTCGAAGTTTCCCGGCTCGGCGACGGCATCGTCGCCACCGGCGCCCTTCGGCTGGCACTCGACTATGTCGAAGAGAATATGCCGTCCCTCACCCCGGGCGGGCAGCCGGCTGCGGTCGGGTAA
- the gap gene encoding type I glyceraldehyde-3-phosphate dehydrogenase, whose amino-acid sequence MATRVGINGFGRIGRNYFRALLQQEAELEVVAVNDLTNPETLAHLLKYDSVTGRLSVDVEVRGSDLVVDGKTIKVLAERDPGNLPWKELGVDIVIESTGFFTNAADAEKHLVAGARKVLISAPAKGEDLTVVMGANDAEYDDAKHNIVSNASCTTNCLAPLAKVLNDKFGIERGLMTTIHAYTADQNLQDGPHGDLRRARAAAVNVVPTSTGAAKAIGLVLPELKGKLDGFAMRVPVPTGSATDLTVTVGRDVTAEEVNAAYREAAADPKWAGILTYSDEPLVSSDIVTDPASCIFDSGLTKTIGNQVKIVGWYDNEWGYSNRLVDLTELVAAKLA is encoded by the coding sequence ATGGCTACCCGAGTTGGCATCAACGGATTCGGCCGCATCGGCCGCAACTACTTCCGCGCCCTGCTCCAGCAGGAGGCGGAGCTTGAGGTCGTCGCCGTCAATGACCTGACGAATCCGGAGACGCTGGCCCACCTGCTCAAGTACGACTCGGTTACGGGCCGCCTCAGCGTCGACGTCGAGGTGCGCGGCTCGGATCTCGTGGTTGACGGCAAGACCATCAAGGTCCTGGCGGAGCGGGACCCGGGAAACCTGCCGTGGAAGGAACTCGGCGTGGACATCGTCATCGAGTCCACCGGCTTCTTCACCAATGCCGCCGACGCCGAGAAGCACCTGGTGGCCGGCGCCCGCAAGGTCCTGATTTCCGCCCCGGCCAAGGGTGAGGACCTCACCGTGGTCATGGGGGCCAATGACGCGGAGTACGACGACGCCAAGCACAACATCGTCTCCAATGCCTCCTGCACCACGAACTGCCTGGCCCCGCTGGCCAAGGTGCTGAATGACAAATTCGGCATCGAACGCGGCCTGATGACCACCATCCACGCCTACACCGCGGACCAGAACCTGCAGGACGGGCCGCACGGCGACCTGCGCCGCGCCCGCGCCGCCGCCGTGAACGTCGTGCCCACGTCGACCGGTGCGGCCAAGGCCATCGGCCTGGTCCTCCCCGAACTCAAGGGCAAGCTGGACGGCTTCGCCATGCGCGTCCCCGTGCCGACCGGCTCCGCCACGGACCTGACTGTGACCGTGGGCCGCGATGTCACTGCGGAGGAGGTCAACGCCGCCTACCGCGAGGCCGCCGCCGACCCCAAGTGGGCGGGCATCCTCACCTACTCCGACGAGCCGCTGGTTTCCTCCGATATCGTTACGGACCCGGCCTCGTGCATCTTCGACTCCGGCCTGACGAAGACGATCGGCAACCAGGTCAAGATCGTCGGCTGGTACGACAACGAGTGGGGCTACTCGAACCGCTTGGTGGACCTGACCGAGCTGGTCGCCGCCAAGCTCGCCTGA
- a CDS encoding NADPH-dependent FMN reductase, with protein MAHKIGYFVGSLASNSINRTLSKALIKLASDELEFTEIPIKDLPLYSPDYDADFPAPARALKESIEASDGILFVSPEYNRSVPGALKNAIDWGSRPWGTNSFARKPTGIIGASPGGIGTAVMQSSMRSVLSFLDAPQLNAPEAYVKFDPEVFGEDGEVKKEGTREFLRHYMDEYCAFVQRVLAATAPGHIGDKHPDSSK; from the coding sequence GTGGCACACAAGATTGGATACTTCGTCGGGAGCCTCGCCTCCAACTCCATCAACCGCACCCTTTCCAAGGCGCTGATCAAGCTGGCGTCGGACGAACTCGAGTTCACCGAGATCCCGATCAAGGACCTGCCGCTCTACAGCCCGGATTACGATGCCGACTTCCCGGCCCCGGCCCGCGCCCTCAAGGAATCCATCGAGGCGTCCGACGGCATCCTCTTCGTCTCGCCCGAATACAACCGGTCCGTCCCCGGCGCCCTGAAGAACGCCATCGACTGGGGCTCCCGGCCGTGGGGCACCAACTCCTTCGCGCGCAAGCCCACCGGGATCATCGGCGCATCTCCGGGCGGCATCGGCACGGCCGTGATGCAGTCCTCCATGCGCAGCGTGCTCAGCTTCCTCGACGCCCCGCAGCTCAACGCGCCCGAGGCCTACGTCAAGTTCGACCCGGAAGTGTTCGGCGAGGACGGCGAGGTGAAAAAAGAGGGTACCCGCGAGTTCCTGCGCCACTACATGGACGAGTACTGCGCCTTCGTGCAGCGCGTGCTGGCCGCCACGGCACCAGGCCACATCGGCGACAAGCACCCCGACTCCTCGAAGTAG
- a CDS encoding SDR family oxidoreductase translates to MDRDPSAPRMRTAVVTGAGSGIGRAVARQLLDAGLAVALAGRRVEALHETASGHGEALVVPADITDAGQVEALFGRVREAWGRLDVLFNNAGSFGPAAAVDEIDLADWNATIAVNLTGAMLCAAEAFRVMKGQQPQGGRIINNGSISAHVPRPRSVAYAATKHALTGLTKSIELDGRPYGISCGQIDIGNTATAIVAHTGADTGALQPDGSRRPEPTFDVEEAARAVVLMATMPAQATINQLTITAAGMPYIGRG, encoded by the coding sequence ATGGATCGGGATCCCTCGGCACCCCGGATGCGCACCGCCGTCGTCACCGGAGCCGGCTCCGGCATTGGCCGGGCCGTGGCACGGCAACTGCTGGACGCCGGATTGGCCGTGGCGCTGGCCGGGCGACGCGTGGAGGCTCTCCACGAAACCGCGTCGGGACATGGGGAGGCGCTCGTGGTTCCCGCGGACATCACCGATGCCGGGCAGGTGGAGGCGCTTTTCGGCCGCGTGCGCGAGGCCTGGGGCAGGCTCGACGTGCTGTTCAACAACGCCGGCTCCTTCGGCCCGGCCGCCGCGGTGGACGAGATCGACTTGGCGGACTGGAACGCGACGATCGCGGTCAACCTCACCGGAGCGATGCTCTGCGCGGCCGAAGCGTTCCGGGTCATGAAGGGCCAGCAGCCCCAGGGCGGGCGGATCATCAACAACGGCTCGATCTCCGCTCATGTGCCGCGCCCCCGCTCGGTGGCCTACGCCGCCACTAAACATGCGCTCACCGGGCTGACCAAGTCGATCGAACTCGACGGCCGGCCCTACGGAATCAGCTGCGGCCAGATCGACATCGGCAATACCGCCACGGCCATCGTGGCGCACACCGGAGCCGACACCGGAGCGCTGCAGCCCGATGGAAGCCGTCGGCCTGAGCCCACCTTCGATGTGGAGGAGGCCGCGCGCGCTGTCGTCCTCATGGCCACGATGCCGGCCCAGGCCACCATCAACCAGCTCACGATCACCGCCGCCGGCATGCCCTACATCGGGCGCGGCTGA